In Rathayibacter sp. VKM Ac-2762, one DNA window encodes the following:
- the mraZ gene encoding division/cell wall cluster transcriptional repressor MraZ yields MFLGTYSPKLDEKGRVILPAKFRDELSSGVVVTRGQERCLYVFSQAEFEVMHEKIRQAPVTSKQARDFLRVFLSGASAETPDKQNRVTLPAPLRAYAGLDRDLTVIGAGNRAEIWAQGAWETYLQEQESVFSDTQEEVIPGLF; encoded by the coding sequence GTGTTCCTCGGCACCTATTCCCCCAAGCTCGACGAGAAGGGCCGCGTGATCCTCCCCGCCAAGTTCCGCGACGAGCTCTCCTCCGGAGTCGTCGTCACGCGCGGCCAGGAGCGGTGCCTGTACGTGTTCAGCCAGGCCGAGTTCGAGGTGATGCACGAGAAGATCCGGCAGGCGCCGGTGACCAGCAAGCAGGCGCGGGACTTCCTCCGGGTGTTCCTCTCGGGCGCGAGCGCCGAGACGCCGGACAAGCAGAACCGCGTGACTCTCCCGGCTCCGCTGCGTGCGTACGCGGGCCTCGACCGCGACCTCACCGTCATCGGAGCGGGCAACCGCGCCGAGATCTGGGCGCAGGGCGCCTGGGAGACCTACCTGCAGGAGCAGGAGTCCGTGTTCTCCGACACCCAGGAGGAGGTGATCCCCGGCCTGTTCTAG
- a CDS encoding DUF3040 domain-containing protein gives MPLSEHEQRLLDEMERNLYQNDADFVAAVGKGRGGTNYRALVLGILLGILGLAVLVAGVVVRQPLVGILGFAFMLGGVIVAMRPAAGGSSEPGLPDVGRPSKPRSGNRQGSGFMDRLNDRWDNRGDGRG, from the coding sequence ATGCCGCTTTCGGAACACGAGCAACGGCTCCTCGATGAGATGGAGCGGAACCTCTACCAGAACGACGCCGATTTCGTGGCGGCGGTCGGCAAGGGACGCGGCGGCACCAACTACCGGGCCCTCGTGCTCGGCATCCTCCTCGGCATCCTCGGTCTCGCCGTGCTCGTCGCGGGAGTGGTCGTGCGCCAGCCCCTCGTCGGCATCCTCGGGTTCGCCTTCATGCTCGGCGGCGTGATCGTGGCCATGCGCCCGGCCGCCGGCGGCTCCTCCGAGCCCGGCCTGCCCGACGTCGGCCGTCCGTCGAAGCCCCGCTCGGGCAACCGCCAGGGGTCCGGCTTCATGGACCGTTTGAACGACAGGTGGGACAACCGCGGAGACGGACGCGGCTAG
- a CDS encoding polyprenyl synthetase family protein, which yields MNHSSRLVDRVQLRIDEFLTGRTPILRSIGEDVSALGDLSRDFLSGGKRFRARFCEAGWNAVSSTSSEAHPSDSDPIARVGAGLELFHAAALVHDDVIDNSDTRRGAPAAHRRFSSFHADGGWTGDRDEFGRSSAILLGDLLLVWSDEIFAAAEWSLGDRVAAERARAEFNLMRTEVTLGQYLDILEESAWVQHPEHEHLQRAERVVVYKSAKYSIEAPLVIGGSLAGGDDAQLDALRRFGLPVGIAFQLRDDVLGVFGDPAVTGKPAGDDLREGKRTVLLGLARGACSPGERAELDAVVGRSDADAASIARAQEIIAGSGALERLEERIDQEVAAAIAVLPDAPLRTEGVAELRELAAQVTVRTS from the coding sequence GTGAACCACAGCTCTCGACTGGTCGATCGCGTCCAGCTCCGAATCGATGAATTCCTCACCGGGCGCACGCCAATTCTGCGCTCCATAGGAGAGGACGTCTCCGCCCTCGGCGACCTTTCGCGGGACTTTCTCAGCGGGGGCAAGCGGTTCCGCGCGCGCTTCTGCGAGGCGGGCTGGAACGCGGTGTCGAGCACCTCGAGCGAGGCCCATCCGAGCGACTCCGATCCGATCGCGAGGGTGGGCGCCGGGCTGGAGCTGTTCCACGCCGCCGCCCTCGTCCACGACGACGTGATCGACAACTCCGACACCCGCCGCGGCGCTCCCGCGGCCCACCGGCGCTTCTCCTCCTTCCACGCCGACGGCGGCTGGACCGGCGACCGCGACGAGTTCGGCCGCTCCTCCGCGATCCTCCTCGGCGACCTCCTCCTGGTCTGGTCGGACGAGATCTTCGCCGCGGCGGAGTGGTCGCTCGGGGATCGAGTCGCAGCCGAGCGCGCGCGCGCGGAGTTCAACCTGATGCGCACCGAGGTCACGCTGGGCCAGTACCTCGACATCCTCGAGGAGAGCGCGTGGGTGCAGCACCCCGAGCACGAGCACCTGCAGCGGGCGGAGCGGGTGGTGGTCTACAAGAGCGCGAAGTACAGCATCGAGGCGCCGCTGGTGATCGGCGGCTCCCTCGCCGGCGGCGACGACGCTCAGCTGGACGCCCTGCGCCGCTTCGGGCTCCCGGTCGGGATCGCCTTCCAGCTGCGCGACGACGTCCTCGGAGTCTTCGGCGACCCGGCAGTGACGGGCAAGCCGGCCGGCGACGATCTGCGGGAGGGCAAGCGCACCGTGCTGCTCGGCCTCGCCCGCGGCGCGTGCTCGCCGGGCGAGCGGGCCGAGCTCGACGCGGTCGTGGGCCGGAGCGACGCCGACGCGGCGTCCATCGCGCGGGCGCAGGAGATCATCGCGGGCAGCGGCGCCCTCGAGCGGCTCGAGGAGCGCATCGACCAGGAGGTGGCCGCGGCGATCGCGGTCCTCCCCGACGCGCCGCTCCGCACGGAGGGCGTGGCGGAGCTGCGCGAGCTGGCCGCCCAGGTCACGGTCCGCACCTCCTAG
- a CDS encoding Rv2175c family DNA-binding protein, producing MTDSSASPATSTDSELEWLTVPDLVELTGLGAGRVRRLLEERHLLGTRRDGVLKVPALFLRDGEPMSEIRGTAILLADSGFTDDEAVDWMLTVEESLGTSPIVALRAGRKAEVRRVAQALA from the coding sequence GTGACCGACTCGTCCGCTTCCCCCGCCACCTCGACCGATTCCGAGCTCGAGTGGCTGACCGTCCCCGACCTCGTGGAGCTGACCGGGCTCGGCGCCGGCCGGGTCCGCCGCCTCCTCGAGGAGCGCCACCTGCTCGGCACCCGCCGCGACGGCGTGCTGAAAGTCCCCGCCCTCTTCCTCCGCGACGGGGAGCCGATGAGCGAGATCCGCGGCACCGCGATCCTGCTCGCCGACTCCGGCTTCACCGACGACGAGGCGGTCGACTGGATGCTGACGGTCGAGGAGAGCCTGGGCACGAGCCCGATCGTCGCCCTCCGCGCCGGCCGCAAGGCCGAGGTCCGGCGGGTCGCCCAGGCCCTGGCCTGA
- the pknB gene encoding Stk1 family PASTA domain-containing Ser/Thr kinase: protein MTTSQLDPLLGRLVDGRYEVRSRIARGGMATVYLAHDQRLERRVAMKVMHGHLSDDATFKNRFVQEARSAARLAHPNVVSVFDQGQDSDMAYLVMEYLPGITLRDLLKERGRLTAQQVVDIMHSVLSGLAAAHRAGILHRDLKPENVLLADDGRIKIGDFGLARAASANTASGQALLGTIAYLSPELVTRGTADTRSDIYAIGIMIYEMLTGEQPFTGEQPMQIAYQHANDSVPYPSATVASVPTSLDELVLWATERDPDMRPRDAGVMLAQLLEAERLMGITPSDRRGDTQAVTPLPAPVADPAPATAVFDTAEPGQTSVFDPAPAPGAVLVVDEDDDTVARLASRRRVRRRRGVLLTVVVLLLALIGGGTAWWFGEGPGAIVSIPDVVSQSQQDATAQLQAQGFEVQPQETPDLTVPAGTVVSSDPPGGQGVHKGSVITLTVSSGPRQLPVPSLAGLSEADAAAAVTGGSFTVGDVSKIFDADVDAGVVVSASLPDGSALPETMSETSTIAMVVSLGPIPNVVGLSIDDATAKAEAAGLALDRSGEDWSDTVAAGVVLTQANPEAPAVTGDTVSVVVSKGPEPVAVPNVVGMNRDEAKAALEAADLSWSYSLTTLGPLIDAAPNELTKVTNQSNKAGDLVQRGTTIQLSITITT, encoded by the coding sequence GTGACCACCAGCCAGCTCGACCCTCTCCTCGGCCGTCTCGTCGACGGCCGGTACGAGGTGCGCTCGAGGATCGCCCGCGGCGGCATGGCGACGGTCTACCTCGCGCACGATCAGCGCCTCGAGCGCCGCGTGGCGATGAAGGTCATGCACGGCCACCTCTCCGACGACGCGACGTTCAAGAACCGCTTCGTCCAGGAGGCGCGCTCCGCCGCCCGTCTCGCCCACCCGAACGTGGTCAGCGTCTTCGACCAGGGCCAGGACTCGGACATGGCCTACCTGGTGATGGAGTACCTCCCCGGGATCACCCTGCGCGACCTGCTCAAGGAGCGCGGCCGGCTGACCGCCCAGCAGGTCGTCGACATCATGCACTCCGTGCTCTCGGGTCTCGCCGCCGCGCACCGCGCCGGGATCCTCCACCGCGACCTCAAGCCCGAGAACGTGCTCCTCGCCGACGACGGCCGGATCAAGATCGGCGACTTCGGCCTCGCGCGCGCCGCCTCCGCCAACACCGCCTCCGGTCAGGCCCTCCTCGGCACGATCGCCTACCTCTCCCCCGAGCTGGTCACGCGGGGCACCGCCGACACCCGCAGCGACATCTACGCCATCGGGATCATGATCTACGAGATGCTCACCGGAGAGCAGCCCTTCACGGGCGAGCAGCCGATGCAGATCGCGTACCAGCACGCGAACGACTCCGTCCCGTACCCCAGCGCGACGGTCGCCTCCGTCCCCACCTCGCTCGACGAGCTCGTCCTCTGGGCGACCGAGCGCGACCCGGACATGCGGCCCCGCGACGCCGGTGTCATGCTCGCGCAGCTGCTCGAGGCCGAGCGGCTCATGGGCATCACACCGAGCGACCGCCGCGGCGACACGCAGGCGGTCACCCCGCTCCCGGCGCCCGTCGCCGATCCGGCGCCCGCGACGGCCGTCTTCGATACGGCGGAGCCCGGGCAGACCTCGGTCTTCGACCCGGCGCCGGCCCCCGGAGCGGTGCTCGTGGTCGACGAGGACGACGACACCGTCGCCCGGCTCGCGAGCAGGCGCCGCGTCCGACGGCGCCGCGGCGTCCTGCTCACGGTGGTCGTCCTCCTCCTGGCGCTCATCGGCGGCGGGACGGCCTGGTGGTTCGGCGAGGGACCCGGCGCGATCGTGTCGATCCCGGACGTCGTCAGCCAGTCGCAGCAGGACGCGACGGCCCAGCTGCAGGCGCAGGGCTTCGAGGTGCAGCCGCAGGAGACGCCCGACCTCACCGTGCCCGCGGGGACGGTGGTGAGCTCCGATCCGCCCGGCGGGCAGGGGGTGCACAAGGGCTCCGTCATCACGCTGACCGTCTCGAGCGGGCCGCGCCAGCTGCCGGTCCCGTCGCTCGCCGGCCTCTCGGAGGCCGACGCTGCCGCCGCGGTGACGGGCGGCTCCTTCACCGTCGGCGACGTCTCGAAGATCTTCGACGCCGACGTCGACGCGGGTGTGGTCGTCTCCGCCTCGCTGCCTGACGGATCGGCGCTGCCCGAGACGATGTCCGAGACCAGCACCATCGCGATGGTGGTGAGTCTCGGACCGATCCCGAACGTGGTCGGCCTCTCGATCGACGACGCGACGGCGAAGGCGGAGGCGGCCGGTCTCGCCCTCGACCGCAGCGGCGAGGACTGGAGCGACACCGTGGCCGCGGGCGTCGTCCTCACGCAGGCGAACCCGGAGGCGCCCGCCGTGACCGGCGACACCGTCTCGGTCGTCGTGTCGAAGGGGCCCGAGCCCGTCGCCGTGCCGAACGTCGTGGGGATGAACCGCGACGAGGCGAAGGCGGCCCTCGAGGCGGCGGACCTGTCGTGGAGCTACTCCCTGACGACGCTCGGCCCGCTGATCGACGCGGCGCCGAACGAGCTGACCAAGGTCACGAACCAGTCCAACAAGGCCGGCGATCTCGTGCAGCGCGGCACGACGATCCAGCTGTCGATCACCATCACGACCTGA
- a CDS encoding 3-deoxy-7-phosphoheptulonate synthase class II, translating to MVAGLDYWRELEIKQQPQWPDAEAVRAASAEVAALPPLVFAGEVDQLRERLGAAARGEAFLLQGGDCAETFAGATAEQIRNRVKTVLQMAVVLTYGASMPVIKMGRMAGQFAKPRSSDLETRGDVTLPAYRGDIVNGYDFTPESRAADPRRIVQGYHTAASTLNLIRAFTQGGFADLRLVHYWNKGFTENPQNQRYEQLAREIDRAVKFMVACGADFEGMKRTEFYTGHEGLLMDYERPMTRIDSRTGTPYNTSSHFIWIGERTRELDGAHVDFLSRVRNPIGVKLGPSTTPETMLELIDKLDPEREPGRLTFITRMGAGRIRDALPPLLEAVKRSDALPLWVTDPMHGNGLTTPTGYKTRRFDDVVDEVKGFFEAHRAAGTHPGGIHVELTGDDVTECLGGSEHIDEATLATRYESVCDPRLNHMQSLELAFLVAEELRGRAI from the coding sequence GTGGTCGCCGGCCTGGACTATTGGCGCGAGCTCGAGATCAAGCAGCAGCCGCAGTGGCCCGATGCGGAGGCCGTGCGAGCGGCGTCCGCCGAGGTGGCCGCGCTCCCTCCGCTGGTGTTCGCCGGCGAGGTGGACCAGCTGCGCGAGCGTCTCGGAGCCGCGGCCCGCGGCGAGGCGTTCCTCCTGCAGGGCGGCGACTGCGCCGAGACCTTCGCCGGAGCGACCGCCGAGCAGATCCGGAACCGCGTCAAGACCGTGCTGCAGATGGCCGTCGTCCTGACCTACGGCGCGAGCATGCCCGTCATCAAGATGGGCCGGATGGCCGGCCAGTTCGCGAAGCCGCGCTCGAGCGACCTCGAGACCCGCGGCGACGTGACCCTGCCCGCCTACCGCGGCGACATCGTCAACGGCTACGACTTCACCCCGGAGTCGCGCGCCGCGGACCCGCGCCGCATCGTGCAGGGCTACCACACCGCCGCCTCGACGCTGAACCTCATCCGCGCCTTCACGCAGGGCGGATTCGCCGACCTGCGCCTCGTCCACTACTGGAACAAGGGCTTCACCGAGAACCCGCAGAACCAGCGCTACGAGCAGCTGGCCCGCGAGATCGACCGCGCGGTCAAGTTCATGGTGGCGTGCGGGGCCGACTTCGAGGGCATGAAGCGCACCGAGTTCTACACCGGCCACGAGGGACTGCTGATGGACTACGAGCGCCCCATGACGCGCATCGACTCGCGGACCGGCACGCCGTACAACACCTCCAGCCACTTCATCTGGATCGGCGAGCGCACCCGCGAGCTCGACGGCGCGCACGTCGACTTCCTGTCGCGGGTGCGCAACCCGATCGGCGTGAAGCTCGGCCCGTCGACCACGCCCGAGACGATGCTCGAGCTGATCGACAAGCTCGACCCCGAGCGGGAGCCCGGTCGCCTCACCTTCATCACCCGCATGGGTGCCGGGAGGATCCGCGACGCCCTCCCGCCGCTGCTCGAGGCCGTCAAGCGGAGCGACGCCCTGCCGCTGTGGGTGACCGATCCGATGCACGGCAACGGGCTGACGACGCCGACCGGCTACAAGACCCGTCGCTTCGACGACGTGGTCGACGAGGTCAAGGGCTTCTTCGAGGCGCACCGCGCCGCGGGGACGCACCCGGGCGGCATCCACGTCGAGCTCACGGGCGACGACGTCACCGAGTGCCTCGGCGGCTCGGAGCACATCGACGAGGCGACGCTCGCCACGCGGTACGAGTCGGTCTGCGACCCGCGCCTCAACCACATGCAGTCGCTCGAGCTCGCGTTCCTCGTGGCGGAGGAGCTTCGGGGCCGCGCGATCTGA
- a CDS encoding lysophospholipid acyltransferase family protein, protein MFYWFMKHIVAGPLLKTIFRPWVVGADKVPQNGGVILASNHLSFIDSVILPLVIERNMVFLAKSDYFTGKGLKGWATRTFFTATGMLPIDRSGGKASEASLNTGLRVLAGGHALGIYPEGTRSPDGRMYRGRTGVARMVLEARVPVIPVAMIDTARIMPIGKRLPKLGRIGIVFGEPLDFSRFEGMEGDRFILRSITDEIMYELLALSGQEYLDVYATSVKEKRAALTR, encoded by the coding sequence ATGTTCTACTGGTTCATGAAGCACATCGTCGCGGGCCCGCTCCTGAAGACGATCTTCCGGCCGTGGGTGGTCGGCGCCGACAAGGTGCCGCAGAACGGCGGCGTGATCCTCGCGAGCAACCACCTCTCCTTCATCGACTCCGTGATCCTCCCGCTGGTGATCGAGCGGAACATGGTCTTCCTCGCCAAGAGCGACTACTTCACCGGCAAGGGCCTCAAGGGCTGGGCGACGCGGACGTTCTTCACCGCCACGGGGATGCTGCCCATCGACCGCTCCGGTGGCAAGGCGTCGGAGGCCTCGCTCAACACGGGCCTCCGCGTCCTCGCGGGCGGCCACGCCCTGGGCATCTATCCCGAGGGCACGCGCAGCCCCGACGGCCGCATGTACCGCGGCCGCACCGGTGTCGCGCGCATGGTCCTCGAGGCCCGCGTGCCCGTCATCCCGGTAGCCATGATCGACACCGCGCGCATCATGCCCATCGGCAAGCGCCTGCCGAAGCTGGGCCGCATCGGCATCGTCTTCGGGGAGCCGCTCGACTTCAGCCGCTTCGAGGGCATGGAGGGCGACCGGTTCATCCTCCGCTCGATCACCGACGAGATCATGTACGAGCTCCTCGCCCTGAGCGGCCAGGAGTACCTCGACGTCTACGCGACCTCGGTCAAGGAGAAGCGCGCGGCCCTCACCCGCTGA
- a CDS encoding ROK family glucokinase has protein sequence MHAIGIDIGGTKIAGALVDEFGGILREDRRPTPAGHPELIVDVVVEMVEHLRSGLLPGDVSAVGVAAAGFIDASQSIVYYAPNINWRNEPFREKLSARIDLPIIIENDANAAGWAEFRYGSGRLVSDMLMLTIGTGVGGAIVINDRLLRGGFGAAAEIGHMRVVPGGLPCGCGARGCIEQYGSGRALQRFAGELADAGGIGQGIADARARNGGELNGHLISELITAGDLGALAALRQLGHWLGEAAASLSAVLDPQMFVIGGGVAQAGDLLLDPIRQAYLDNLPARGYHPEPEFRIAELVNDAGVVGAADLARLHASSL, from the coding sequence GTGCACGCGATCGGGATCGACATCGGCGGCACGAAGATCGCCGGAGCCCTGGTCGACGAGTTCGGGGGGATCCTCCGCGAGGACCGTCGGCCCACGCCCGCCGGGCACCCCGAGCTGATCGTCGACGTCGTGGTCGAGATGGTCGAGCATCTGCGCTCCGGCCTGCTCCCGGGAGACGTCTCCGCGGTCGGAGTCGCCGCCGCCGGCTTCATCGACGCCTCGCAGTCGATCGTCTACTACGCCCCGAACATCAACTGGCGCAACGAGCCCTTCCGCGAGAAGCTCTCGGCCCGCATCGACCTGCCGATCATCATCGAGAACGATGCGAACGCCGCCGGCTGGGCCGAGTTCCGCTACGGCTCGGGCCGCCTCGTCAGCGACATGCTGATGCTCACCATCGGCACCGGAGTGGGTGGTGCGATCGTCATCAACGACCGGCTCCTGCGCGGCGGCTTCGGCGCCGCGGCCGAGATCGGGCACATGCGCGTCGTCCCCGGAGGCCTGCCCTGCGGCTGCGGCGCCCGCGGCTGCATCGAGCAGTACGGCTCGGGCCGCGCGCTCCAGCGCTTCGCCGGCGAGCTGGCCGACGCGGGCGGGATCGGCCAGGGCATCGCCGACGCCCGCGCCCGCAACGGCGGCGAGCTGAACGGCCACCTCATCTCCGAGCTGATCACCGCCGGCGACCTCGGCGCCCTCGCGGCGCTGCGACAGCTCGGCCACTGGCTGGGCGAGGCGGCGGCCAGCCTGAGCGCCGTCCTCGACCCGCAGATGTTCGTCATCGGCGGCGGAGTGGCGCAGGCGGGCGACCTCCTGCTGGACCCCATCCGCCAGGCCTACCTCGACAACCTCCCCGCCCGGGGCTACCACCCCGAGCCCGAGTTCCGCATCGCGGAGCTCGTCAACGACGCCGGAGTCGTGGGGGCCGCCGACCTGGCGCGCCTGCACGCGAGCTCCCTCTAG
- a CDS encoding AMP-dependent synthetase/ligase produces MDQFDSPLVVPADPQANTTALLLDRVRETPDRPLFALPDGDGWRDVTAQEFLDQVTALAKGFVAVGLEPGEKVGLICKTRYEWTLIDFAVWFAGGVLVPVYETSSPAQVQWNLADSGAHAVIVETPEHFARFDEIRADLPEVRLAWQIGLGDLDKLVARGVDVPDAEIERRRSLATGTDIATIIYTSGSTGRPKGCIIRHSNFVELSRNSAVALTELIHQPGASTLLFITTAHVFARFIAILCVHGGVKVGHQADTRQLLPSLASFKPTFLLAVPRVFEKVYNSAEQKAEAGGKGKIFRRAADVAVAHSMALEAGSVPLALKLQFLLFDRLVYSKLRTAMGGNVSFAVSGSAPLGDRLGHFFHSLGIKILEGYGLTETTAPATVNRTERFKIGSVGPAMPGVSIRIAGDGEIQVRGIDVFGGYWNNEAATAESFDGEWFRTGDLGTLDEDGYLRVTGRKKEIIVTAGGKNVAPAALEDPIRANPLVGQVVVVGDQRPFIAALVTLDSEMLPTWLANNGQDKGLSLEDAAVNPVVLAEVQRAVDAANERVSRAESIRKFVILPTEFTEASGHLTPKMSIKRNVILADFADTIAAVYSAAPATEGISLR; encoded by the coding sequence GTGGACCAGTTCGATTCCCCCCTGGTGGTTCCGGCCGATCCCCAGGCCAACACGACCGCCCTCCTGCTGGACCGCGTCCGCGAGACGCCCGATCGCCCGCTCTTCGCGTTGCCCGACGGCGACGGCTGGCGCGATGTGACGGCGCAGGAGTTCCTCGACCAGGTCACGGCCCTCGCGAAGGGCTTCGTCGCCGTCGGCCTCGAGCCGGGCGAGAAGGTCGGACTGATCTGCAAGACGCGCTACGAGTGGACGCTGATCGACTTCGCCGTCTGGTTCGCCGGCGGGGTCCTCGTCCCGGTGTACGAGACCTCCTCCCCCGCGCAGGTGCAGTGGAACCTCGCCGACTCCGGCGCGCACGCCGTGATCGTCGAGACCCCCGAGCACTTCGCCCGCTTCGACGAGATCCGCGCCGACCTTCCCGAGGTCCGCCTCGCCTGGCAGATCGGGCTGGGCGATCTGGACAAGCTCGTCGCCCGCGGCGTCGACGTGCCGGACGCCGAGATCGAGCGCCGCCGCTCGCTGGCGACCGGCACCGACATCGCGACGATCATCTACACCTCCGGCTCCACCGGGCGCCCCAAGGGCTGCATCATCCGGCACTCGAACTTCGTCGAGCTCAGCCGCAACTCGGCGGTCGCCCTGACGGAGCTGATCCACCAGCCCGGCGCGTCGACGCTGCTGTTCATCACCACGGCGCACGTGTTCGCCCGCTTCATCGCGATCCTCTGCGTGCACGGCGGGGTGAAGGTGGGGCACCAGGCCGACACCAGGCAGCTGCTCCCCTCGCTCGCGTCCTTCAAGCCGACGTTCCTCCTGGCCGTGCCGCGCGTGTTCGAGAAGGTCTACAACTCCGCCGAGCAGAAGGCCGAGGCCGGGGGGAAGGGGAAGATCTTCCGCCGCGCGGCCGACGTCGCCGTCGCCCACTCGATGGCGCTCGAGGCGGGCTCGGTGCCGCTCGCGCTGAAGCTGCAGTTCCTCCTCTTCGACCGGCTCGTCTACTCGAAGCTGCGCACCGCCATGGGCGGGAACGTCAGCTTCGCGGTGTCCGGCTCGGCGCCGCTGGGAGACCGGCTCGGGCACTTCTTCCACAGCCTCGGCATCAAGATCCTCGAGGGCTACGGCCTCACGGAGACGACGGCGCCCGCCACGGTCAACCGCACCGAGCGTTTCAAGATCGGCTCGGTGGGCCCGGCGATGCCCGGCGTCTCGATCCGGATCGCGGGCGACGGCGAGATCCAGGTGCGCGGCATCGACGTCTTCGGCGGCTACTGGAACAACGAGGCGGCGACGGCCGAGTCGTTCGACGGCGAGTGGTTCCGCACGGGCGACCTCGGAACCCTGGACGAGGACGGGTACCTGCGCGTCACCGGGCGGAAGAAGGAGATCATCGTCACCGCCGGCGGCAAGAACGTCGCTCCGGCGGCGCTGGAGGATCCGATCCGCGCGAACCCGCTGGTCGGCCAGGTCGTCGTCGTCGGCGATCAGCGCCCGTTCATCGCTGCTCTGGTCACGCTCGACTCCGAGATGCTGCCGACGTGGCTCGCCAACAACGGGCAGGACAAGGGCCTCTCACTCGAGGACGCGGCCGTGAACCCGGTCGTTCTGGCCGAGGTGCAGCGGGCTGTCGACGCGGCGAACGAGCGCGTCTCCCGTGCAGAGTCGATCCGGAAGTTCGTGATCCTCCCGACCGAGTTCACGGAGGCGAGCGGTCACCTGACTCCGAAGATGAGCATCAAGCGGAACGTCATCCTCGCCGACTTCGCCGACACCATCGCCGCCGTCTACTCCGCCGCCCCCGCCACCGAGGGCATCTCCCTCCGCTGA